GCTGCCAAGGTCATCCGGCACCCCAGTTATAATTCATGGGCCCTGGACAATGACATCATGCTGATCAAACTGGCATCCCCTGTGACCCTCAATGCCAGAGTGGCCACTGTAGCGCTGCCCAGTTCCTGTGCACCTGCAGGCACTCAGTGTCTCATCTCTGGATGGGGCAACACCTTGAGCTCTGGCGGTGAGTAGGTTACTTTGTCTGCTTCCTTTACTACTTCTGAGAACCAAATGAGGTTCTACATTGAAACCATTGGTTTCTAAGATGCAAAATTATTGAAAGTATCTAATAATACAGAGCGGTGCAGTGGGTACAAGAGATATTTGCACACAAAATGATCTTGTTCCCAGCCTGGAAACAGAACAGATAAAGAATATTCTATTATTACTTCTAGGAAGGACATCAATAATCACTATTTTGGGATCTAAATTTGTTGCTGGGCTTTCATATCTTGAAGGATGCTCCATGTACTGTAGACTTTCTCCACTGGAATGTTAATGTCTATCCTGGTTTAAATCACATTCTCTCTTATCCTTTCCTCAAAGTGAACAACCCAGACCTGCTCCAGTGCCTGGATGCCCCAGTGCTGCCTCAGGCTGACTGTGAGGCCTCCTACCCTGAAAAGATCACCAATAACATGATCTGTGTTGGCTTCTTGGAGGGAGGCAAAGATTCCTGCCAGGTAATTGGCTTCTATCCTACAAAAAGAATGTATTCTCATAGGATTGGTGTTAGTTTGTCCAAGTGTATGAGACAGGAAGTTTCCTGTAGTGGCTCCATGGAAAAGTGAGGAGGGCTATTCTGGAGGTTATTTCAACATGTCAGTCAGAACAGAGGATGGGCTAACCAAGGGAGGCAAAGCATGGCTACAATGGCATCTTCAGGTCAGAGTAATGTGATCCCTTTTCCTTGTGCCTCTTCCTTCAATACTGTATTTCTCCCTTCCAGGGTGACTCTGGTGGCCCTGTGGTCTGCAATGGACAGCTCCAGGGCATTGTCTCCTGGGGCTACGGCTGTGCCCAGAAGGACAACCCTGGTGTGTACACCAAGGTCTGCAACTATGTGGACTGGATTCAGGACACCATTGCTGCAAACTAAGCATCCCTTTGAAGTCACTATGCCAATAAAGTGAATGTTCccttactttctgtttctctgatctCTTAATCCTTTTGTCTGTGGGAAATACCTTACTATTTGAAGTGATTTCTCTTTACTGTTTAAATGTTGTTTGCATCCTACATNTCCAAATATGTTGCATGGAATAATATTTCAGCAGcagtttcaaaaaattaaatgatgaTAGGATTAcagtccttttttcttttagaaaatcataTATGAATAAGTTGAGACTAAAAACGttcctaattttcttttattatcacaTGTGATGCTTACCTGAACCCTTTCACAAGCATATCATTTTAAGGAATAAATTACATATACTTTAAATGGGAGactaacatcaatggactcaattccccaatcaaaagacatagattaatagactggctacacaaacaggatccaacattttgttgcttacaggaatcccccctcagggaaaaggacagaaactacctcagagtgaaatgctggaaaacaaatttccaagcaaatggtccaaagaaacaagccgTATTAGCCATTCATATATCGAATAAAGTTGACTTCCGAACTATAGTTATAAAAAAGACAATGagggtcacttcatactcatcaaaggtaaaatctactaagatgaactctcaattctgaatatctatgctccataTACAcgggtagccacattcattaaagaaactttagtaaagcataaagaacacattgcacctcaaacaattatagtgggaggcttcaataccccactctcaccaatggacagatcctggaaaaagaaaccaaacagagacacatggaaactaacagaagttatgaaacaaatggatttaattgatatctacagaacattttatcctaaaacaaaaggatataccttcttctcagcaccacatggtacctcctccaaaattgaccatataattggtcaNNNNNNNNNNNNNNNNNNNNNNNNNNNNNNNNNNNNNNNNNNNNNNNNNNNNNNNNNNNNNNNNNNNNNNNNNNNNNNNNNNNNNNNNNNNNNNNNNNNNNNNNNNNNNNNNNNNNNNNNNNNNNNNNNNNNNNNNNNNNNNNNNNNNNNNNNNNNNNNNNNNNNNNNNNaccacggactaaggctgatctttaataacaacataaataatagaaatccaacattcacgtggaaactgaaccacaccctactcaatgattcattggtcaaggatgaaataaagaaagaaattaaagactttttagaatttaatgaaaatgaagccacaacatacccaaacttatgggacacaatgaaggcatttctaagaggaaaactcatagccctgagtgcctccaaaaagaaactagagagagaatacactagcagcctgacagcgcacctagaagctctagaactaaagggagcaaattcacccaagaggagtagactgaaggaaataatcaaactcagggctgaaatcaaccaaggggaaacaaaaagaactattcaaagaatcaaccaaaccaggatctggttctttgagaaaatcaacaagatagataaacccttagccagactaactacagggcacagggagagcatcccaattaacaaaataaaaaatgaaaaaggagacataacaacagaacctgaggaaatgcaaaataccatcagatcctactacaaaaggttatactcaacaaaattagaaaacctggatgaaatggacaacttcctagacagataccaggtaccaaagttaatcaggatcagattaacgatctaaacagttccatttcccctaaagaaatagaagcagtcatcaatagtctctcaaccaaaaattagcccaggacctgatgggtttattgcagagtactatcagacctttaaagaagacctaattccaactcttctcaaactattccacaaaatagaaacagaaggtactctacccaattcattctatgaagccacaattactctcatatctaaaccacacaaagatgcaacaaagaaagagaacttcagaccaatttcccttataaatatcaatgcaaaaatactcaataaaatcttcccaaaccgaatctaagaacacatcaaaatgatcatccatcatgaccaagtaggcttcatcccagggatgcagagatggtttaatataatggaaatccatcaatgtaatccactatataaacaaactcaaagacaaaaaccacatgatcatctcgttagatgctgagaaagcatttgacaaaatccaacaccccttcatgataaaagttttgtaaagatcaggaattcaaggcccatacctaaatgtaataaaagtaatctacagcaaacagtagccaacatcaaactaaatggagagaaactcaaagcaatcctactaaaattagggattagacaaggctgcccactttcttcctagctattcaatatagtacttgtagttctagccagagcaattcgacaacaaaaggagatcaaggggatacaaatttgaaaggaagaagtcaaaatatcactatttgcagatgatatgatagtaNatataagtgaccccaaaaattccaccaaagaaatcctaaacctgataaacagcttcagtgcagtagctggatataaaattaactcaaataaatcaatcgcctttctctacacaaatgataaacggactgagaaagaaattagggaaacaacacgcTTCACAATcgtcacaaaaatataaaataccttagtgtgactctaactaaggaagtgaaagatctgtatgataagaacttccagtctctgatggaagacattgaagaagatcccagaagatggaaagatctctcatgctcatggattggcaggattaatatagccagaatggctatcctgcctaaagcaatctacagattcaatgcaatccccatcaaaatctcaactcaattcttcactgagatagaaagggcaatttgcaaattcatctggaaaaataaaaaacctaggatagcaaaaactattctcaacaataaaagaacctctggtggaatcactaggcctgacattaagctgtactacagagcaattgtgattaaaactgcatgatactggtacagtggcagacaggtagatcaatgaaatagaattgaagacccagaaatgaatccacacatctatggtcatttgatctttgacaagggagctaaaaccatccagtggaaaagacagcattttcaacaaatggtgctggcacaatagGTAGTtatcatgtacaagaatgcaaattgatcctttcttatctccttgtacaaagctcaagtctaattggatcaaagatctccacataagaccagagacactgaaattaagaggagaaagtggggaaaatcctcgaagatatgggcacagagggaaaattcctaaacagaatagcaatggcttgtgctataagatgaagaattgacaaatgggacctcatgaaattgcaaagcttctgtaaggcaaaagacactgtcagtaagacaaaaaggccaccaacagattgggaaaggatttttaccaatcctaaatctgataggggactaatacccaatatatacaaagagctcaagaagctggactccagaaattcaaataaccccattaaaaatggggtacagagctaaacaaagaattctcaaatgaggaataccgaagggctgagatgcacttgaaaaaaatgttcaacatccttaatcatagggaaatgcaaatcaaaacaaccttgagattccacctcacaccagtcagaatggctaagatcaaaaattcaggtgacagcagatgctggcgagggtgTGGAGAAcgatgaacactcctccactgctggtgggtttgcaagcttgtacaaccattctggaagtcagtctggaggttcctcagacttagcacataatactaccggaagatccagcaatacctctcctgggcatatacccagatgaagttccaactggtaataagaataagaatggaacaacaatataactaaccagtacctccagagctcatatctctagctgcatatgtagcagtagatggcctagtcggccatcagtgggaagagaggccccttggtattgcaaactttatatgccccaggtcaggggaatgccagagccaagaagtgggagtgggtgggtaggggagcagggctgagagagtatataggaaactttcgggatagcatttgaaatttatataaagaaaatatctaataaagaaacttaaaaaaagaaaattaacaaatgttTTAGTGATGCTGAACAAATAGTAAAAGTGTGAGTTTAGAATCTAGTGCTTGGTTTTGACATGCTACTCATGGAGAATTATGAAGGAAATGGACACCAGAATGTACTGGAAATAGCACCCCTGGGAGGCCTATTAATATCTTCTGTATCCATCTCTGGCCTGACTGGCACAGCTATACAACATATTTGGTACTCGCAGCCTCCCTGAATCTCATTAAATCGATCATGGAGTCATGCCTAAGTGGAGTACTATTCTATTTCAATTTCTGACAGCTTTTCAAGACATTTAACATAAGAGGCATGTACTACATAGCTTAATGTGTGGATCCTcacattccttttaaaaactggTGTATGgtgagaataaaaaaataaattatttctaattaataAAGAAGATACTAGGACTCAGatggcttcctttcctttttttttttcttttttcttttttctattttttcttttgccaagAACTTATCTAAAATTTGCATATTATCTCAAGGCTCCAAAAGGATGTGGAAACTCTTATGAAATGTGAGATTTGCCACAGGTGGCAAAGCAAGCCAGAGGTCCCTAAGAAATAAGTTATACATCGGCTCCTTCTGGATTCGTCTCTTGGAAGAGTTTGAACACCAAATTTATAATTTACCTGATACTTTGCCTCAAAGTCCTGTGTTATCATGACCCCTCACCCACCTGAGTTATGTCTAACACAGGGCTACTTACAGCCATTAACAGGCTGTTAGTATATTGGACAGTAAGCAAATTTTCTGAAATATAGTTAACATGcagttgttttgtttaatttttctttttgctgttaattatttcaattatttatatttcaaatatttccccctttctggTCCCCTCTCCACAAGCCTCCTATTCCACCCCTCCATCCCTTTTGCATCAagaggtgctcccccacccacccacccactcccacctcacccaactagcatcccccttctctgaggcatcaaacctccacaggatcCAGCATATcccctcccactgaagccagacaaggcagtcctctgatatATATGCTGTGGGGTCCACAGACCACCCATgaattctctttggttggtggcttagtccctgaatACTCTGAGGGGTCtaattagttgatactgttgttcttcctatggggttgcaatctttTTCAGCTCCTTCAACTCTTCCCTAATTTCCCTAattgtttcctttagacagaaacaattctgagtTAATATTTGATGGATGGGTGTGTGGCTCCATCTCTCATCTGGGGGGTCATGGCTATCTATTGCAGGTGGTCTTTTCAGGTTTTATCTACCCGCTGTTGGGCATTTCCTCTTGTGTCATCTCCATTGGGTTCTTCAAGCCTCTCGGAGCTATGTTGACTGGATTTCCTAGTGGTTCTCTCTCTCCGCACcccacactgctgcatatttctagTTATTCTTCTTGCCCCCTGGGCTTCTGTTCTGTCTGCCTCCCCCCAAACCTCATCctgctcccttctcttccctttccctctcccatgCTTAACCTCTCATGAGTATTTTCttaccccttctaagtgagattgaagcatccacatttcCTGGGACCTGatgaggatgacattagccaatAACCCAatgaaggggagatagaacctgtggaCACCATATCCAGTGGTTAGGCTCAGCCCAGGTTGacagatggggccacccacacatctcaaaaatattGAACCAGAACTGCTCCTGTCTAAAgcaaatgcagggacaaaaagtggagcagagactgaaggaaaggccatctagaggcAGCCCCCTATCCCCGACACTATttttgatgccaagaagtgcttggagcctgatatggatgtctcctgaagAGGTTTTGCCAGaacctgatcaatacagatgcagatgcttgtaGCCAATCATCAGCCTGAGCATGGAGAtcacaatggagaagttaggggaaggaccgaaggagctgaagggatttgaaatgctataggaagaagaacaatatcaaccaaccagaacccccagagctcccagggactaaaccaccaaccaaagagtacacatggagtgacccattaATGGGGtaagaggaccttggtcctatggaaggactttggaagttgaactaaatgtagctttttattatgctatggctagtaatccccccccccacacacacacacaggctcatgtgtttaaacaAGCCTATGAGGTCCAAGAAGTGGAATGTGTTGGcctgaatatgcttggcccagggagtggcactattaggagtgatggcattgttggaggaagtgtgtcactgtggtagTAGACCAAGAAatcctcctcctaaccacatgagAGCCAgtattctagcagccttcagatgaagatgtagaactctcagctcctcctgcatcatgacatccttgatgctgccatgttcccactttggtgaaaatggactgaacctctgaacctgtaaggcagtcacaattaaatgttgtcctgtgTTATTGTAtatattcacagcaataaaactctaactaagaaacCACTCTCCCAAGTATTAGATCTAACAAGGGACAAGTCCATTTCACCCACTCTCATGAACCTGGGGCCAGCTATCCTGGCTTCTTAGGTGTTGAGAAGCTCAGGGGAGGGACAATATCACCCTATACCCAGACAATCTCACAGCAGGTGAGTGGTGGGGTTACTCTCCAGCACTAACATACCTAGGGATGGCTCATCCCTGAACATCCCCTACCCCATTACTAGGATAAAGTCCATTGTGCTTCTCATGGTAGGTGCAAGGCCTGATCTTCAGCTGGCCAGGAGCAGGGCCAGATATCCTGCTCTTAGGACCCTGTGATCAACTCTTCTTTCTGCTGTAGATGGTGAGGAGCTGAGTGTGAGGAGGTCAACACATTCAAGCATGTACTATCTCGTGGCAGACTAGCACTCCCATGCTACTACCCTGGAGAAGGCTCACCTGAGGCCCAGACAACAGGGCCAACTGCACAGTCCTGCCCAGGACTGCCTATATTCCCAAAGTTGGGCCAGCTCTCAACAGCACAGTAAACAGTGACTGTGGGCCAGTTCAGCACAACCCCTGGATATCCATGTGACCTGAGGCAGATTACCAGAACAGGGACATCCCCATGGTCTTTAGTGGTAACATAAAGCACAGCAGTTGCATAGCAAGGGTCTCAGACATGGCTCTCAGTGGCAGCACAAGGTGAAACTTCACCATGGTCTCAGGAGGTAATGTGGGGTACCCACAAcaggctatttttttcttttccttcacatCTCTAGTTCCATCTCCCTTTACAAGGCTCAAACATGtctgcttctcttttctcccatATGTCCACCACACACTTATATATCACAGTGGCTCCCACTGCAGGTGGACCATGTAGATGCTGAGCATCTGGGTGACCTCCTCTGTCTGTCCCACATGGTGTGGTTGCAAGCTGGCCATTAGGTATCTATAGCTAGGCTGTGTGGCCTGGTGGTGGCCAGCACTATGGATGTCTTTCCTTGACCTCACTACATGTCACAGTGCCAGTCAGTCTCCTTTGTGTATGTGGTCCCCCAGAGAAACAGCAGTGGCAGGCATGTCTTTGGGCATGTCTCCCAGACTGTGCCTCTTGGCATGGCAGTGAGTGGATCTCTTGATACCTCCTTCCAACTGAGCTTTGCTGCTTGATGGCAGGAAAGCCTGTATTTGTCTATGGCCAACCCAAACAGTAAGGCTGCAGGTAGGATTGTGATCATGTTTGGCATGACCTTCAACAGGTCTCTCAATGTCTTTTGACTTTTTCCTCAACCTCCATTATAATCAGGACAGCTATGGTATGCATTGATGAACTCTTTGTTACTGACCTCAACATAtcagccagatttttttttcttgctgtaaAGTGTTTATATTACTTTAGAGGAAAAAGAGATATTTGTCCCAGTGTTCCCACCTTCCAGCATATATTGTTGGCCAGGTGATCCACAATATTATCCTCAATATCATATGGAAAATCATATTAGCCAAAGGCATGTTCAGATTGATTGTTTTCACTCAGAACCTATCTGTGAAGAAACATTTAAGGGCATGATACAATGGCCTTCTATAGCTAAAGTTTGAAATTTAACCATCTAATATTTTGTGATCCTATTAATCAACTGGTATCAATTTTCACCTAGATGTTAGGAATCATAGACTTAAAGGACTCTAAACTGAGATAAGAATAGTAACAACATTGAACCAGCCATTTACTTTCCACTTGATGTCTGTTATTCAAAATATTATGTACCCTAATATATGgtctttgggggttttgtttgtttgttcgtttgttttttctctgtagAACGTTCTCATAGTCCCCAATGAATGCTTGGTACTGTCAAatctttgaatttaaaaattttaaattaaaaaaatataaaattaatttttgtgtatatttAAGGCTGGAGATTGTAGTTTTATGAACCTGTATTAATCCTGTCTGATCAAATGAGCTTTAcaattggaaataatttttttttaagtttatgtaaTAGATGATGTGTCAGCATTGATCACGGTAGTCATACTCTAGGCTGGCATGCTTGGAGAAGAGCTTATTGGTTGTCATGATCATTTCTATTGCTTCTATCTCATGAAAGGGTATAGAATACATACTGTTACCTCATTTTCAGATAAGAAGTATCTATAGATCTGCAAGGAAATGGCTTCTGTATAGCTGCTTGAGCAAAAATGTAGAAATGATACCTGAAACCTTCATCTTAAAgatgagtggttttttttttttctattatgttGCTAAAGAGTGGAGTGTTTCTGGAGATTCTATAGTGGCATGGACAGCTTaagaataatttttctctttatgcCCACATAGAAGTGGCATCAAGGAAGTGGCATCCTTCATCAAGGAAAATTATGTTAGCAACAGATAGTGCCGAAGACTGGACTCAGTCGGTCTCTCAACCCAGGGTAACCAAGATTTTGATAATCCTGTGGACAAGGAGTCGGTAAAAACTGACAAACAGACATTGACACAGAGAGAGtactgtatctgaatgtaatttctgaaagcaagcatcagacttataatacataagaaaaacaagaaagctaggagATTtgtcagccaaggtacattgggatgcataatggttctttatacaaaacagagaaaatgcatcCATAAAAGCTGACAGAAgtcaggcagtgtttacaactgagataagaacagccctatctaaaatcattcattcacaggagccaggtgaaaagtctgatgcaatgctagtctattgttaaacccaccaccaggggtcccttagtaaatacctaattatgctattcctctgggcttagtgaaaaacatgcaccaggggagtTCTGTTCTACTAatcctttcatgaataatataaTATTCCAGTTCCTCCTTAAAGCACAatccaccttctttctactataaTATAATGTGGGCTGCCATTCAtctctgtaatgagaattctgggTTTAttattttgaactagccctgaa
The sequence above is drawn from the Mus caroli unplaced genomic scaffold, CAROLI_EIJ_v1.1 scaffold_13015_U1_1, whole genome shotgun sequence genome and encodes:
- the LOC110287795 gene encoding anionic trypsin-2-like encodes the protein AKVIRHPSYNSWALDNDIMLIKLASPVTLNARVATVALPSSCAPAGTQCLISGWGNTLSSGVNNPDLLQCLDAPVLPQADCEASYPEKITNNMICVGFLEGGKDSCQGDSGGPVVCNGQLQGIVSWGYGCAQKDNPGVYTKVCNYVDWIQDTIAAN